A genomic segment from Variovorax paradoxus B4 encodes:
- a CDS encoding ABC transporter substrate-binding protein, protein MQNRRSFVSQSAALATAVAFPLVAGAQPKTVKVGVLHPVTGALAYSGQQCRLGALMAIEDINAAGGIKALGGAKLEALLGDAQSQPQAGAAEVEKMNEAGVSAIVGAYASAICLATTQAAAKYNLPHVVDVGVADQIVERGLKNTFRFGPGYKKSTEVAMANLLVLNKAAGNPAKTVMIIHEESLFGAGTAQLLSRELPGYGFEVKEVVKHANPTRDFNNIVLRMKSINPDIVIPANYYNEYALLVRTMQQQKVVPKAIFSVLGGAASSYKFVKEFPDAANGIIDCNHWFNPKDKRSQELRKRVEAKGQFFSYEVFMTYTSMWLLADALERAKSAGRAAIIDALEKSTFSNHIMPYGPTKFVNGQNEGAQPLMTQVVKNDIKVIIPRDYREVDPVFPLRAA, encoded by the coding sequence ATGCAGAACCGCCGCAGTTTCGTGTCGCAGTCCGCCGCCCTGGCCACCGCCGTCGCCTTCCCGCTCGTGGCCGGCGCGCAGCCCAAGACCGTCAAGGTCGGCGTGCTGCATCCGGTCACCGGGGCGCTGGCCTATTCGGGCCAGCAATGCCGCCTCGGCGCGCTGATGGCCATCGAAGACATCAACGCCGCCGGCGGCATCAAGGCGCTCGGCGGTGCGAAGCTCGAGGCCCTGCTGGGCGACGCGCAATCGCAGCCGCAGGCCGGCGCGGCCGAGGTCGAGAAGATGAACGAGGCCGGCGTGTCCGCCATCGTGGGCGCCTACGCCTCGGCCATCTGCCTGGCGACCACGCAGGCGGCGGCCAAGTACAACCTGCCGCACGTGGTCGACGTGGGCGTGGCCGACCAGATCGTCGAGCGCGGCCTGAAGAACACTTTCCGCTTCGGCCCCGGCTACAAGAAGTCGACCGAGGTGGCCATGGCCAACCTGCTGGTGCTCAACAAGGCCGCAGGCAACCCGGCCAAGACCGTGATGATCATTCACGAAGAGTCGCTGTTCGGCGCCGGCACCGCGCAGCTGCTCTCGCGCGAGCTGCCGGGCTACGGCTTCGAGGTGAAGGAGGTGGTGAAGCACGCCAACCCGACGCGCGACTTCAACAACATCGTGCTGCGCATGAAGTCGATCAACCCGGACATCGTGATCCCGGCCAACTACTACAACGAATACGCGCTGCTGGTGCGCACCATGCAGCAGCAGAAGGTGGTGCCCAAGGCGATCTTCTCGGTGCTGGGCGGCGCCGCATCGAGCTACAAGTTCGTGAAGGAGTTCCCGGACGCGGCCAACGGCATCATCGACTGCAACCACTGGTTCAACCCGAAGGACAAGCGCTCGCAGGAGCTGCGCAAGCGCGTGGAGGCCAAGGGCCAGTTCTTCAGCTACGAGGTCTTCATGACCTACACCTCGATGTGGCTGCTGGCCGATGCGCTGGAACGCGCGAAGTCGGCCGGGCGCGCCGCGATCATCGATGCGCTGGAGAAGAGCACCTTCTCGAATCACATCATGCCGTACGGCCCCACGAAATTCGTCAATGGGCAGAACGAGGGGGCGCAGCCGCTGATGACTCAGGTGGTGAAGAACGACATCAAGGTGATCATTCCGCGCGACTACCGCGAGGTCGATCCCGTGTTCCCGCTGCGCGCAGCCTGA
- a CDS encoding sialic acid TRAP transporter substrate-binding protein SiaP: protein MNSKRHILKAIAACALTATALGTAGIAGAQTKLKWAHVYETSEPFHKYSVWAAEEIKKRTNGKYDIQVFPASSLGKESDINQGLTLGTVDIVLTGASFAGNTYKPLAVTYFPFIFRDAEHLLKYAKSDVFQELAKGYDEKSGNHITALNYYGARHVTSSAARPVTKPEDMKGLKIRVPDAPAYLAFPKALGANATPIAFAEVYLALQNNTVDAQENPLPTIEAKKFFEVQKNISLTGHIVDSLLTVVSGQLWGKLSADEKKIFADVMQEAAEKTGRDIIASEIRLTEEFKKRGNNVITVDKTAFREAVLKNTKPTDHGYRQQDYDRIVAIK from the coding sequence ATGAACAGCAAACGCCATATCCTCAAAGCCATCGCCGCCTGCGCCCTGACGGCCACCGCGCTGGGCACGGCTGGCATCGCCGGCGCGCAGACCAAGCTCAAGTGGGCGCACGTCTACGAAACCTCCGAGCCGTTCCACAAGTACTCGGTGTGGGCTGCGGAAGAAATCAAGAAGCGCACCAACGGCAAGTACGACATCCAGGTGTTCCCGGCCTCCAGCCTGGGCAAGGAGTCGGACATCAACCAGGGCCTGACGCTCGGCACGGTCGACATCGTCCTGACCGGCGCCAGCTTTGCAGGCAACACCTACAAGCCGCTGGCCGTGACCTACTTTCCGTTCATCTTCCGCGATGCGGAGCATCTGCTGAAGTACGCCAAGAGCGACGTCTTCCAGGAGCTTGCCAAGGGCTACGACGAAAAGAGCGGTAACCACATCACCGCGCTCAACTACTACGGCGCGCGCCATGTCACATCGAGCGCCGCCAGGCCGGTGACCAAGCCCGAAGACATGAAAGGCCTGAAGATCCGCGTGCCCGACGCACCAGCGTACCTGGCCTTCCCCAAGGCCCTGGGCGCCAACGCCACGCCCATCGCGTTCGCCGAGGTCTATCTTGCGCTGCAGAACAACACGGTCGATGCGCAGGAGAATCCGCTGCCCACCATCGAGGCCAAGAAGTTCTTCGAGGTGCAGAAGAACATCTCGCTCACGGGCCACATCGTCGACTCGCTGCTGACCGTGGTCTCCGGCCAGCTGTGGGGCAAGCTCTCGGCCGACGAGAAGAAGATCTTCGCCGACGTGATGCAGGAGGCCGCCGAAAAGACCGGCCGCGACATCATCGCCTCGGAAATCCGCCTGACCGAGGAGTTCAAGAAGCGCGGCAACAACGTGATCACCGTGGACAAGACCGCGTTCCGCGAAGCTGTGCTGAAGAACACCAAGCCCACGGACCACGGCTACCGCCAGCAGGACTACGACCGCATCGTTGCGATCAAGTAA
- a CDS encoding ABC transporter ATP-binding protein, with product MTEALLAVGGLSRSFGGLKAVQDVSLSVKEGSLSALIGPNGAGKTTLFALMSGFLKPDSGTVRFAGQDITGREPHRNALLGMTRTFQIVKPFAAQTVRENIAVGAHLHLRGRREALAHAEAIALRVGLVPQLDKPASDLTVAGRKRLELARALATRPRLLLLDEVLAGLNPQEIAEMMPVVRGIADGGVTVLMIEHVMQAVMHLAEHVWVLAQGQLIAEGSPAQVTSDDKVVEAYLGHGTAARLRKAASGATA from the coding sequence ATGACTGAGGCGCTGCTGGCCGTGGGCGGACTCTCGCGTTCCTTCGGCGGACTGAAGGCCGTGCAGGACGTCAGCCTGTCGGTGAAGGAGGGCAGCCTGAGCGCGCTGATCGGCCCCAACGGTGCCGGCAAGACCACGCTCTTCGCGCTGATGTCGGGCTTCCTCAAGCCCGACAGCGGCACCGTGCGCTTCGCGGGCCAGGACATCACGGGCCGCGAGCCGCACCGCAATGCGCTGCTCGGCATGACGCGCACCTTCCAGATCGTCAAGCCCTTTGCGGCGCAGACGGTGCGCGAGAACATCGCGGTCGGTGCGCACCTGCACCTGCGCGGCCGCCGCGAGGCGCTGGCGCATGCCGAGGCCATCGCGCTGCGCGTGGGCCTCGTGCCCCAGCTCGACAAACCCGCGTCGGACCTCACGGTGGCCGGCCGCAAGCGGCTCGAACTGGCGCGTGCTCTGGCCACGCGCCCGCGCCTGCTGCTGCTCGACGAAGTGCTTGCCGGCCTCAACCCGCAGGAGATCGCCGAGATGATGCCGGTGGTGCGCGGCATTGCCGACGGCGGCGTCACGGTGCTGATGATCGAGCACGTGATGCAGGCGGTGATGCACCTGGCCGAGCATGTGTGGGTGCTGGCGCAGGGCCAGCTGATTGCCGAAGGCAGCCCGGCGCAAGTGACCTCCGACGACAAGGTCGTCGAGGCCTACCTGGGCCACGGCACCGCGGCGCGGCTGCGCAAGGCCGCATCGGGAGCCACGGCATGA
- a CDS encoding SDR family oxidoreductase, translated as MRLKGKTVLVTAAGQGIGHASVLAMAAEGAQVWATDVNEKLLERYAGVANVRTAKLDVLDKEAIGAFFKSLPALDVLFNCAGVVHNGTALDATDKDLEFAFNLNVRAQFWTIQAALPGMLAAGSGSIINMASVCSSMKGLPNRFVYGTTKAAVLGLTKSVAADFVARGIRCNAVCPGTVDTPSLGERINANEDPDAARKAFIARQPMGRLAQAEEIAPVVVFLASDESVFATGQAFTVDGGITI; from the coding sequence ATGAGACTCAAGGGCAAGACCGTGCTCGTGACGGCCGCCGGACAAGGCATCGGCCACGCGAGCGTGCTCGCCATGGCCGCCGAAGGCGCGCAGGTGTGGGCGACCGACGTGAACGAGAAGCTGCTCGAGCGCTACGCCGGCGTCGCCAACGTGCGCACGGCGAAGCTCGACGTGCTCGACAAGGAAGCGATCGGCGCCTTCTTCAAGAGTCTTCCCGCGCTCGACGTACTGTTCAACTGCGCCGGCGTGGTGCACAACGGCACCGCACTCGACGCCACGGACAAGGATCTGGAGTTCGCGTTCAACCTGAACGTGCGCGCGCAGTTCTGGACTATCCAGGCTGCGCTGCCCGGCATGCTGGCCGCAGGAAGCGGCAGCATCATCAACATGGCGAGCGTGTGCTCGAGCATGAAGGGCCTGCCCAACCGCTTCGTCTACGGCACCACCAAGGCCGCGGTGCTGGGCCTGACCAAGAGCGTGGCGGCCGACTTCGTGGCGCGCGGCATCCGCTGCAATGCCGTCTGCCCGGGCACGGTCGACACGCCTTCGCTCGGCGAGCGCATCAACGCCAACGAGGACCCTGACGCAGCGCGCAAGGCCTTCATTGCGCGCCAGCCCATGGGCCGGCTCGCGCAAGCCGAGGAAATCGCGCCCGTGGTGGTGTTCCTGGCCAGCGACGAATCGGTGTTCGCCACCGGCCAGGCCTTCACGGTCGACGGCGGCATCACCATATGA
- a CDS encoding branched-chain amino acid ABC transporter permease → MFDFGILFPSVLNGLTTGAVYALIALGLTLIYGVLHIINFAHGASLMLALYAVYFLKERLGIDPYLALPIVVLGMFALGYALQRSVINRAGHGKDENILLATLGIAIVMENLALLFFKSDTRNIDTAYSLSTVAIGPAMIAVPKLVAFAGALVVSGILFWIMGRTDLGRAIRAVAKEKEGAKLMGIDVDHVYAMSFGIGLACLGAAACFLLPAYYVNPQVGGGFVLVAFTIVVLGGMGSFVGALIGGLLVGVVESLGGLYLGESLGQIGIFAIFIGVVLFRPQGMFGAKA, encoded by the coding sequence ATGTTCGATTTCGGCATTCTTTTCCCGTCGGTCCTGAACGGGCTGACGACGGGCGCGGTGTACGCACTGATCGCACTGGGGCTCACGCTGATCTACGGCGTCCTGCACATCATCAACTTCGCGCACGGCGCCAGCCTGATGCTGGCGCTGTATGCGGTGTACTTCCTCAAGGAGCGGCTGGGCATCGACCCGTACCTCGCACTGCCCATCGTCGTGCTCGGCATGTTCGCGCTCGGCTATGCGCTGCAGCGCAGCGTCATCAACCGCGCGGGCCACGGCAAGGACGAGAACATCCTGCTCGCCACGCTCGGCATCGCCATCGTCATGGAGAACCTCGCGCTGCTGTTCTTCAAGTCGGACACGCGCAACATCGACACCGCCTATTCGCTCAGCACCGTCGCCATCGGCCCCGCGATGATCGCCGTGCCCAAGCTCGTGGCCTTCGCGGGGGCGCTGGTGGTGTCTGGCATCCTGTTCTGGATCATGGGCCGCACCGACCTCGGCCGCGCCATCCGCGCCGTCGCCAAGGAGAAGGAAGGCGCCAAGCTCATGGGCATCGACGTCGACCACGTCTACGCCATGAGCTTCGGCATCGGCCTGGCCTGTCTCGGCGCAGCCGCCTGCTTCCTGCTGCCGGCCTACTACGTCAACCCGCAGGTGGGCGGCGGCTTCGTGCTCGTGGCCTTCACCATCGTCGTGCTCGGCGGCATGGGCAGCTTCGTCGGCGCGCTCATCGGCGGCCTCCTGGTCGGCGTGGTCGAGTCGCTCGGCGGACTTTATCTTGGCGAGTCGCTGGGGCAGATCGGCATCTTCGCGATCTTCATCGGCGTGGTGCTCTTTCGTCCGCAAGGCATGTTCGGAGCCAAGGCATGA
- a CDS encoding FadR/GntR family transcriptional regulator, which translates to MPLQTVEPQRLYRQIADQLRGLIRKGEFAVGARLPAERDLAKQLGVSRPSVREALIALEVEGWVEVRTGSGVYVLDRSHRASKPVAPTEWGPLELIRARRVIEGETAAIAATVGKRKDIDAMSRAIETMRGLADREILPLEGDREFHVAIVNAGGNAVLVETVQNFWDSRNGPIFTRLGGYFETVASWRSAIAEHEAIRDAVAARDAEAARAAMHAHMDNSHQRFSASWRRAKKASS; encoded by the coding sequence GTGCCGCTCCAGACCGTCGAACCCCAGCGCCTGTACCGCCAGATTGCCGACCAGCTCCGAGGGCTGATCCGCAAGGGCGAGTTCGCGGTCGGCGCGCGGCTGCCGGCCGAGCGCGACCTGGCCAAGCAGCTCGGCGTGAGCCGGCCCTCGGTGCGCGAGGCGCTGATCGCGCTCGAGGTCGAGGGCTGGGTCGAGGTTCGCACGGGCTCGGGCGTGTATGTGCTCGACCGGTCGCATCGCGCGAGCAAGCCGGTGGCGCCTACCGAATGGGGCCCGCTGGAACTGATTCGCGCACGCCGCGTGATCGAGGGCGAAACCGCGGCCATCGCGGCCACCGTGGGCAAGCGCAAGGACATCGACGCCATGAGCCGCGCCATCGAAACGATGCGCGGGCTCGCCGACCGCGAAATACTGCCGCTCGAAGGCGACCGCGAATTCCACGTGGCCATCGTCAACGCCGGCGGCAACGCCGTGCTGGTGGAAACGGTGCAGAACTTCTGGGATTCCCGCAACGGACCGATCTTCACGCGCCTGGGCGGCTACTTCGAAACGGTGGCCTCCTGGCGCTCGGCCATCGCCGAGCACGAGGCCATCCGCGACGCCGTGGCGGCGCGCGATGCCGAGGCCGCGCGCGCCGCCATGCACGCCCACATGGACAACTCGCACCAACGATTCAGCGCGAGCTGGCGCCGCGCGAAAAAAGCCTCGTCCTGA
- a CDS encoding branched-chain amino acid ABC transporter permease — MSAGNRQLAGIALFAVLVGCVPLVTKSGVTLNFVMMALYATLIAQAWNILGGFGGQFSFGHALFFGTGAYVQAIAQLQGGINAWVALPLAVAGAALVGLFVGALSFRYGLKGSYFALVTLAFAEVFRILALSVNFTGGGVGLMVPLRESVANLQFASRAGYLWVVLAMVVLALLVTWWLRNGRFGAYLQAVRDNEDAARAVGVNPFRIKLAAIGLSAAFMGAAGAFYVQVFQYIDAGIAYGPAVSVEALVAAIVGGMGTLWGPVLGAVVLHLLSDLTRNLFGELPGINMVIYGTVLVVIVIFLPRGVAGLGLSVRQLWNAKQGGRHD, encoded by the coding sequence ATGAGCGCGGGCAACAGGCAACTCGCCGGCATTGCGCTCTTTGCCGTGCTGGTCGGCTGCGTGCCGCTCGTCACGAAGTCGGGCGTGACGCTGAACTTCGTGATGATGGCGCTCTACGCCACGCTCATCGCGCAGGCCTGGAACATCCTCGGCGGCTTCGGCGGGCAGTTCTCGTTCGGGCATGCGCTGTTCTTCGGCACGGGCGCCTACGTCCAGGCCATCGCCCAGCTGCAGGGCGGCATCAACGCCTGGGTGGCGCTGCCGCTGGCCGTGGCCGGCGCTGCGCTGGTCGGTCTCTTCGTGGGCGCGCTCAGCTTCCGCTATGGCCTCAAGGGCTCCTACTTCGCGCTCGTCACGCTGGCCTTCGCGGAGGTGTTCCGCATCCTCGCGCTGTCGGTGAACTTCACGGGTGGCGGCGTCGGGCTGATGGTGCCGCTGCGCGAATCGGTGGCCAACCTGCAGTTCGCCTCGCGCGCCGGCTACCTGTGGGTGGTGCTGGCCATGGTGGTGCTGGCGCTGCTCGTGACCTGGTGGCTGCGCAACGGCCGCTTCGGTGCCTACCTCCAGGCCGTGCGCGACAACGAGGATGCGGCGCGCGCCGTGGGCGTGAACCCATTTCGCATCAAGCTCGCGGCCATCGGCCTCTCGGCCGCCTTCATGGGCGCGGCCGGTGCCTTCTACGTGCAGGTGTTCCAGTACATCGACGCCGGCATCGCCTACGGCCCGGCCGTGTCGGTCGAAGCCCTGGTGGCCGCCATCGTGGGCGGCATGGGCACGCTGTGGGGCCCGGTGCTGGGTGCGGTCGTGCTGCACCTGCTGTCGGACCTCACGCGCAACCTGTTCGGCGAGCTGCCGGGCATCAACATGGTGATCTACGGCACGGTGCTGGTCGTGATCGTGATCTTCCTGCCGCGCGGCGTCGCCGGGCTGGGGCTGTCGGTGCGGCAGCTGTGGAATGCGAAGCAGGGAGGCCGCCATGACTGA
- a CDS encoding GntR family transcriptional regulator, with amino-acid sequence MPLPKYHQIYLVLREQLHEGRFAEGLPGELALMAQFNVARVTVRRALEQLSSEGLIARNPGRRTRALPPVLAGEANNGNSMERANLRGLLENLVTMGLHTSVKVIEVATITASTQVAEALQLQLGDPVQKAVRVRSTKEGPLSHITTYVPDTIARRFGRRELSKKPILVLLEESGVKVGRAHQTISARLADNLIAQHLDVSVGSALLAVRRLIYDEDERPVQWLHGLYRPDRYTYEMQLSRVGGIDAKVWVSKDVSAKFN; translated from the coding sequence ATGCCTTTGCCGAAGTACCACCAGATCTACCTGGTCCTGCGTGAGCAGTTGCACGAAGGCCGTTTCGCGGAGGGGCTGCCCGGCGAGCTCGCGCTCATGGCGCAGTTCAACGTGGCGCGCGTCACGGTGCGGCGCGCGCTCGAGCAGCTGTCTTCCGAAGGCCTGATCGCGCGCAACCCGGGGCGCCGCACGCGCGCGCTGCCGCCCGTGCTCGCGGGCGAAGCGAACAACGGCAACAGCATGGAGCGCGCCAATCTGCGCGGCCTGCTCGAGAACCTGGTGACGATGGGCCTGCACACCTCGGTGAAAGTGATCGAGGTGGCCACCATCACGGCCTCCACCCAGGTGGCCGAGGCGCTGCAGCTGCAGCTGGGCGACCCGGTGCAGAAGGCGGTGCGCGTGCGCTCCACCAAGGAAGGTCCGCTCTCGCACATCACCACCTACGTGCCCGACACGATCGCGCGCCGCTTCGGCCGCCGCGAGCTGTCGAAGAAGCCCATCCTCGTGCTGCTCGAGGAATCGGGCGTCAAGGTGGGGCGTGCGCACCAGACCATCTCCGCGCGCCTGGCCGACAACCTGATCGCGCAGCACCTCGACGTGTCGGTCGGCTCGGCCCTGCTTGCGGTGCGCCGCCTGATCTACGACGAGGACGAGCGGCCCGTGCAGTGGCTGCACGGCCTCTACCGCCCCGACCGCTACACCTACGAAATGCAGCTCTCCCGCGTGGGCGGCATCGACGCGAAGGTGTGGGTCAGCAAAGACGTGTCAGCCAAGTTCAACTGA
- a CDS encoding TRAP transporter small permease gives MTEPKIIDDEGHFHAEDEVVDLSHTIAEGWIALAIFWMLALTVFYQFVTRYVMNDSAAWTEEVARYMLIAVVFIGAAIGVAKNNQIQVDFFYRHMPAAMGRWMSRAVDVLRTVFFAAAVVMTVQMMLKIGNTTRMTIVDAPMNIVYGLCLFGFIAMTWRSVQVARIHWKRGYSVLERPESTLADR, from the coding sequence ATGACTGAACCGAAGATCATCGACGACGAAGGGCATTTCCACGCGGAAGACGAGGTCGTCGACCTTTCCCACACCATCGCCGAAGGCTGGATCGCGCTCGCGATCTTCTGGATGCTCGCGCTCACGGTGTTCTACCAGTTCGTCACGCGCTACGTGATGAACGACTCGGCCGCGTGGACCGAGGAGGTGGCGCGCTACATGCTGATCGCGGTGGTCTTCATCGGCGCCGCCATCGGGGTCGCGAAGAACAACCAGATCCAGGTCGACTTCTTCTATCGCCACATGCCGGCGGCCATGGGCCGCTGGATGTCGCGCGCGGTCGACGTGCTGCGCACCGTGTTCTTTGCCGCGGCCGTGGTCATGACGGTGCAGATGATGCTGAAGATCGGCAACACCACGCGCATGACCATCGTCGATGCGCCGATGAACATCGTCTACGGCCTGTGCCTGTTCGGCTTCATCGCGATGACCTGGCGCTCGGTCCAGGTGGCGCGCATCCACTGGAAGCGCGGCTACAGCGTGCTCGAACGTCCCGAGTCCACGCTGGCCGACCGCTGA
- a CDS encoding fumarylacetoacetate hydrolase family protein, with protein sequence MKLVRYGNPGKEKPGLIDDNGQLRDLSALVKDIGPEQLGDAALAKLRKHKVDKLPLVKGKPRFGSPVANVGKFIAIGLNYADHAAESGLPIPKEPVVFMKATSCIQGPNDPVMLPKNSVKSDWEVELGVVIGARARYVSQKDALNFVAGYCTINDVSEREFQIERGGTWDKGKGCDTFGPIGPWLVTRDEVPNPQKLSMWLDLNGKRMQTGSTRTMIFSIAKIVSYLSQFMTLLPGDVITTGTPPGVGLGMKPPLYLKKGDVMTLGIEGLGDQRQEVIPFKL encoded by the coding sequence ATGAAACTCGTTCGCTATGGCAATCCCGGCAAGGAAAAGCCCGGCCTCATCGACGACAACGGCCAGCTGCGCGACCTGAGCGCGCTGGTCAAGGACATCGGGCCCGAGCAGCTCGGCGACGCCGCGCTTGCCAAGCTGCGCAAGCACAAGGTCGACAAGCTGCCGCTGGTCAAGGGCAAGCCGCGCTTCGGCAGCCCGGTGGCCAACGTCGGCAAGTTCATTGCCATCGGCCTGAACTACGCCGACCATGCGGCCGAGTCCGGCCTGCCGATTCCGAAGGAGCCGGTGGTCTTCATGAAGGCCACCAGCTGCATCCAGGGCCCGAACGATCCGGTCATGCTGCCCAAGAACTCGGTCAAGAGCGACTGGGAAGTCGAGCTCGGCGTGGTCATCGGCGCGCGCGCGCGCTACGTCTCGCAGAAGGATGCGCTCAACTTCGTGGCCGGCTACTGCACCATCAACGACGTGAGCGAGCGCGAGTTCCAGATCGAGCGCGGCGGCACCTGGGACAAGGGCAAGGGATGCGACACCTTCGGGCCCATCGGCCCCTGGCTCGTGACGCGCGACGAAGTGCCCAACCCGCAGAAGCTGTCGATGTGGCTTGACCTCAACGGCAAGCGCATGCAGACCGGCAGCACCAGGACCATGATCTTCAGCATCGCCAAGATCGTGAGCTACCTGAGCCAGTTCATGACGCTTCTGCCCGGCGACGTCATCACCACCGGCACGCCGCCCGGCGTGGGCCTGGGCATGAAGCCGCCGCTCTACCTGAAGAAGGGCGACGTGATGACGCTGGGCATCGAAGGCCTGGGCGATCAGCGGCAGGAAGTGATTCCGTTCAAGCTGTAA
- a CDS encoding ABC transporter ATP-binding protein, translating into MTALLEIQGLRGGYGRVEVLRGVDLQVNAGEMVALLGSNGAGKSTLNKMVCGLCPAWSGSVRFDGKDLSGAHYRDVVKAGLIQVPEGRKVFPNLSVLENLELGSFTRARERRAANVEKMFHIFPRLRERMAQHAGTMSGGEQQMLAIARGLMAEPVLLILDEPSLGLSPRLVEEMFTLIRELRDGGLAVLLVEQNVGQSLEIADRAYVLENGSVRFSGLPGELLGSDELRRAYLGL; encoded by the coding sequence ATGACCGCGCTTCTGGAGATTCAAGGCCTGCGCGGCGGCTACGGCCGCGTCGAGGTGCTGCGCGGCGTCGACCTGCAGGTGAACGCCGGCGAAATGGTCGCGCTGCTCGGCAGCAACGGCGCGGGCAAGTCCACCCTCAACAAGATGGTCTGCGGCCTGTGCCCCGCCTGGAGCGGCAGTGTGCGCTTCGACGGCAAGGACCTGAGTGGCGCGCACTACCGCGACGTGGTGAAGGCCGGCCTGATCCAGGTGCCCGAGGGCCGCAAGGTGTTTCCCAACCTCAGCGTGCTGGAGAACCTGGAGCTCGGCTCCTTCACGCGGGCGCGCGAGCGCCGCGCGGCCAACGTCGAGAAGATGTTCCACATCTTCCCGCGGCTCAGGGAACGCATGGCGCAGCACGCCGGCACCATGAGCGGCGGCGAGCAGCAGATGCTGGCCATCGCGCGCGGGCTCATGGCCGAGCCCGTGCTGCTGATCCTCGACGAGCCCTCGCTCGGGCTTTCGCCGCGGCTGGTGGAAGAGATGTTCACGCTGATCCGCGAACTGCGCGACGGCGGCCTCGCGGTGCTGCTGGTGGAGCAGAACGTGGGCCAGTCGCTCGAGATCGCCGACCGCGCCTACGTGCTGGAGAACGGCAGCGTTCGCTTTTCGGGCCTGCCCGGCGAACTGCTCGGCAGCGACGAACTGCGGCGTGCCTACCTGGGGCTCTGA
- a CDS encoding SDR family NAD(P)-dependent oxidoreductase, with translation MNQLDFAGRHAVVTGGAAGLGYGIAGRLIASGGSVTLWDRDEAAAAKAAASLGPKAFAVKVNVAQQSSVAAAVAATLAHSPRIDALVNSAGITGPNTKLWDYPVDDWRQVMDVNINGVFLCCREVVVQMRTQGYGRIVNIASVAGKEGNPNASAYSASKAAVIALTKSLGKELADTGIRVNCVTPAAVKTAIFDQMTPEHIAFMLSKIPMGRFGTVEEVAAMVGWLCTEDCSFSTGAVFDLSGGRSTY, from the coding sequence ATGAACCAGCTCGACTTCGCGGGCCGCCATGCGGTGGTGACCGGCGGCGCGGCGGGACTGGGCTACGGCATCGCCGGGCGGCTGATCGCCTCGGGCGGCAGCGTCACCCTGTGGGACCGCGACGAGGCCGCGGCCGCCAAGGCCGCAGCGTCGCTCGGCCCCAAGGCCTTCGCGGTGAAGGTCAACGTGGCGCAGCAGTCTTCCGTGGCCGCGGCCGTGGCGGCCACGCTGGCGCATTCGCCGCGCATCGATGCGCTGGTCAACAGCGCGGGCATCACCGGCCCCAACACCAAGCTGTGGGATTACCCGGTGGACGATTGGCGGCAGGTGATGGACGTCAACATCAACGGCGTGTTCCTGTGCTGCCGCGAAGTGGTGGTGCAGATGCGAACACAAGGCTACGGCCGCATCGTGAACATCGCTTCCGTGGCCGGAAAAGAGGGCAACCCGAACGCCAGCGCCTACAGTGCGAGCAAGGCCGCGGTGATCGCGCTCACCAAGTCGCTGGGCAAGGAACTGGCCGACACCGGCATCCGCGTCAACTGCGTGACGCCCGCGGCGGTGAAGACCGCCATCTTCGACCAGATGACACCGGAGCACATCGCGTTCATGCTCTCAAAAATCCCGATGGGCCGCTTCGGCACGGTGGAGGAGGTGGCCGCGATGGTCGGCTGGCTCTGCACCGAAGATTGCTCGTTCTCCACCGGCGCCGTGTTCGACCTCTCCGGCGGCCGCTCCACCTATTAA